From Pogoniulus pusillus isolate bPogPus1 chromosome 17, bPogPus1.pri, whole genome shotgun sequence, the proteins below share one genomic window:
- the GNB5 gene encoding guanine nucleotide-binding protein subunit beta-5: MATEGLHENETLASLKNEAESLKGKLEEERAKLHDVELHQVAERVEALGQFVMKTRRTLKGHGNKVLCMDWCKDKRRIVSSSQDGKVIVWDSFTTNKEHAVTMPCTWVMACAYAPSGCAIACGGLDNKCSVYPLTFEKNENMAAKKKSVAMHTNYLSACSFTNSDMQILTASGDGTCALWDVESGQLLQSFHGHGADVLCLDLAPSETGNTFVSGGCDKKAMVWDMRSGQCIQSFETHDSDINSVRYYPSGDAFASGSDDATCRLYDLRADREVAIYSKESIIFGASSVDFSLSGRLLFAGYNDYTINVWDVLKGSRVSILFGHENRVSTLRVSPDGTAFCSGSWDHTLRIWA; encoded by the exons ATGGCAACCGAGGGGCTGCACGAGAACGAGACCCTGGCATCGCTGAAGAACGAGGCCGAGAGCCTGAAGggcaagctggaggaggagcgGGCCAAGCTGCACGACGTGGAGC TTCACCAGGTAGCAGAGCGTGTGGAGGCACTGGGCCAGTTTGTGATGAAGACCAGGAGAACCCTGAAGGGCCATGGAAATAAAGTTCTCTGCATGGACTGGTGCAAAGACAAGAGAAGGATTGTGAGCTCTTCCCAG GATGGGAAAGTGATCGTATGGGATTCCTTCACTACAAACAAG GAGCATGCAGTGACGATGCCATGTACCTGGGTGATGGCGTGTGCCTATGCCCCGTCTGGATGTGCCATTGCTTGTGG TGGCCTGGACAACAAATGTTCTGTGTACCCTCTGACATTcgagaaaaatgaaaacatggCTGCAAAGAAGAAGTCGGTTGCAATGCACACAAACTACttgtctgcctgcagcttcaCTAACTCAGACATGCAG ATCTTGACAGCAAGTGGAGATGGAACTTGTGCTCTGTGGGATGTTGAGAGTGGGCAGCTTCTGCAGAGTTTCCATGGTCATGGAGCTGATGTCTTGTGCCTGGACCTGGCCCCTTCTGAAACGGGAAATACATTTGTCTCTGGG GGATGTGACAAGAAAGCCATGGTCTGGGATATGCGGTCTGGTCAGTGCATCCAGTCATTTGAGACCCATGATTCAGATATCAACAGTGTCAG ATATTACCCAAGCGGAGATGCTTTTGCCTCTGGATCAGATGATGCCACG TGTCGTTTATACGACCTCCGTGCAGACAGAGAAGTAGCAATATACTCCAAAGAGAGCATCATTTTTGGAGCATCCAGTGTGGACTTCTCCCTCAGCG GTCGCCTGCTGTTTGCAGGCTATAACGATTACACCATAAATGTCTGGGATGTGCTGAAAGGGTCCCGTGTATCCATTCTGTTTGGACATGAAAATCGTGTCAGCACTTTGCGTGTCTCTCCCGATGGGACGGCATTCTGCTCGGGCTCCTGGGACCACACTCTGAGA ATCTGGGCTTAA
- the BCL2L10 gene encoding bcl-2-like protein 10: protein MPALLKEETALLLEDYFQHRGGGSALPPSPTAAVLRRAAAELERRERPFFRSCAPLARAEPREAAALLRRVAEQLEADGGLNWGRLLALVVFAGTLAAALAERGCSEGPRCLAAALAAYLAEERGEWLEAHGGWDGFCRFFGRHDSQSADQSSTISNAIMAAAGFGIAGLAFLLAVR, encoded by the exons atgcctgctctgctgaaggaggagacggcgctgctgctggaggattaCTTCCAGCATCGCGGCGGCGGCTCCGCgctgcctcccagccccacGGCGGCAGTGCTGCGGCGGGCGGCGGCCGAGCTGGAGCGGCGAGAGCGGCCCTTCTTTCGCTCCTGCGCGCCGCTGGCGCGGGCCGAGCCGCGGGAGGCGGCCGCGCTGCTGAGGCGGGTGGCGGAGCAGCTGGAGGCCGACGGCGGCCTCAACTGGGGCCGGCTGCTGGCGCTGGTGGTCTTTGCCGGCACGCTGGCCGCGGCGCTGGCGGAGCGCGGCTGCAGCGAGGGACCACGCTGCCTGGCCGCCGCGCTGGCCGCCTACCTGGCCGAGGAGCGGGGCGAGTGGCTGGAGGCGCACGGTGGATGG GATGGCTTCTGTCGCTTCTTCGGCAGACATGACTCCCAGTCGGCTGACCAGAGCAGTACCATAAGCAATGCAATCATGGCAGCGGCGGGGTTTGGAATAGCAGGATTGGCATTTCTCTTGGCGGTGCGGTAG